From Bacillota bacterium, one genomic window encodes:
- a CDS encoding ABC transporter permease: MTRSQTGLASVMRRALTGTYGFLKRDKFAMAGAAIYVFFILIAVFAPYIAPYDPHELVIDGSELASNRPPSSRHLLGTTNMGRDIFSQLVHGARPALTVGFSAAFFVVVLGTLVGLLSGYFRGWVDTVLMRLADVAFGVPFEPFVIVLVGFLGPSVWNIVLAMALLLWRDTARVIRSQVLTIRERSFIEAARVSGASHLRIMFVYIAPNILPLSFLYGSLAVGWAILTEAAVSFLGFGDPQVMSWGYMLHDAYVSQALSRGAFHWFVPPGICIMLTVMAGFYLGRGSEEILHPRLKDV; encoded by the coding sequence ATGACACGGAGTCAGACTGGTCTCGCAAGTGTCATGAGACGAGCTCTTACCGGCACATACGGATTCCTGAAGCGAGACAAGTTTGCGATGGCGGGAGCTGCCATCTACGTCTTCTTCATCTTGATTGCGGTATTCGCGCCGTACATCGCGCCCTATGACCCCCATGAATTGGTTATAGACGGCAGCGAACTGGCATCGAACCGCCCGCCTTCCTCCCGGCATCTTCTCGGGACTACCAACATGGGCAGAGACATATTCTCGCAGCTGGTACATGGCGCGCGTCCCGCCCTGACCGTCGGATTCAGCGCGGCCTTCTTCGTTGTGGTGCTGGGAACACTCGTGGGGCTTCTCTCCGGGTACTTCCGGGGATGGGTGGACACTGTGCTGATGAGATTGGCGGACGTGGCCTTCGGAGTACCCTTCGAGCCGTTCGTGATAGTGCTCGTTGGGTTCCTCGGGCCCAGCGTATGGAACATAGTGCTGGCCATGGCGCTCCTCCTCTGGCGGGACACCGCCAGGGTGATCCGGTCCCAGGTGCTGACGATAAGGGAGCGAAGCTTCATCGAGGCCGCCAGAGTCTCCGGTGCTTCGCACCTACGCATCATGTTCGTGTACATCGCGCCGAACATCCTCCCGCTCTCCTTTCTGTATGGGTCGCTTGCCGTCGGATGGGCGATCCTGACCGAAGCCGCCGTCAGCTTCCTGGGGTTCGGCGACCCCCAGGTGATGAGTTGGGGATACATGCTGCACGACGCATACGTGTCGCAGGCACTGTCCCGAGGAGCCTTTCACTGGTTCGTGCCGCCGGGAATATGCATCATGCTTACG
- a CDS encoding ABC transporter permease, with the protein MRVNWKFFAQRLCQMLLTLWIIVTILFFIFRLMPGNPLVAYIDPTFTQEQQELLMRQFGLDKPLWRQYLVYVGNLLKGELGDSFFYKDPVVDVVWKVLPNTVYLMFTSLVIAYVIGVLGGIALAWRRGERFETVGIVFTLLTRSSPQFWVGMILLAIFAFKLQWFPSGGSSPAGVVYPSELAKLLSPSFWRHMFLPAATLALYLLGLPLLIMRSSMLDVLGEAYVDMARMKGLSDARVMFKYAARNAALPVVTAMAVGIGYAIGGNVVIETVFSWPGLGRLLVKAVSASDYPLSQGAFLLIAAVMVIMNFVADILYSLLDPRVSLESKGASL; encoded by the coding sequence TTGAGGGTCAACTGGAAGTTCTTTGCGCAACGACTCTGTCAGATGCTCCTGACCCTTTGGATTATCGTCACCATCCTGTTCTTCATCTTCCGTTTGATGCCCGGTAACCCGTTGGTGGCGTACATTGACCCGACTTTCACGCAAGAGCAGCAAGAGCTCCTCATGCGCCAGTTTGGGCTGGACAAACCTCTGTGGCGACAGTACCTCGTATACGTAGGCAACCTTTTGAAAGGAGAACTCGGAGACTCATTCTTCTATAAAGACCCCGTGGTCGACGTGGTGTGGAAGGTCCTTCCCAATACGGTGTACCTCATGTTCACGTCGCTCGTGATCGCCTACGTCATCGGCGTGCTGGGCGGAATAGCCCTGGCTTGGAGGCGCGGAGAGAGGTTCGAGACTGTGGGAATCGTCTTCACCCTTCTTACCAGGTCCAGCCCTCAGTTCTGGGTGGGGATGATCCTTCTCGCTATCTTTGCGTTCAAGCTGCAGTGGTTCCCATCGGGAGGGTCCTCCCCCGCGGGCGTTGTCTACCCGTCAGAGCTGGCGAAATTGCTCTCACCGTCGTTCTGGCGGCACATGTTCTTGCCCGCGGCCACTCTCGCCCTGTACCTGCTTGGGCTGCCGCTCCTCATTATGCGCTCCAGTATGCTCGATGTCTTGGGCGAGGCGTACGTGGACATGGCACGGATGAAAGGCCTCTCCGACGCGCGCGTCATGTTCAAGTACGCCGCCAGGAACGCCGCGTTGCCGGTGGTGACCGCGATGGCAGTTGGAATCGGCTACGCGATCGGTGGAAACGTGGTGATTGAGACGGTGTTTAGCTGGCCGGGCCTAGGAAGGCTGCTCGTGAAAGCGGTGTCAGCGAGCGATTATCCCCTGTCTCAGGGCGCCTTTCTTCTCATCGCCGCAGTCATGGTGATCATGAACTTCGTGGCCGACATCTTATACAGCCTGCTGGATCCGCGGGTGAGCCTCGAGAGCAAGGGGGCGAGCCTATGA
- a CDS encoding ABC transporter substrate-binding protein produces MRRRAMAGWIMLLVLIYLTAALGTTAVAAGNTAERIIRPIYILTRPQASSPDEFESATLIANAMKQVGLDARVKVMPWEQMADLVWYQRDNWDMTGWQMTARPERLDPDEFIYNLFHSSTAETGYNFVGYINPAYDKIAEEQRVTIDPQKRKELVLKAQQLLVDDAVYDFLVHQKIPIVFNNQVFAPESIKEMAGLGIKNFWTYIYATPRGAQKNMILNSNDAVQAVNPFYISGTVDSWVTELVWDRLMRMGTDGLPKPWAAESVKWTANDQVRVVLRKDMKWHDGKPVTAEDVKFSFEAPMGDEVPMYKPFVSNIEKIEIADARTLIFKLKRPSAAFETACLAKINLVPKHIWEPVLKGLQGKPETAESYQEKTPIGSGPFKFSSWKFSEEIVLEANKAHFQPPKIEKWICRFIPNMEATLGMLQTGEINFLATYVGDPQILAQKVKANPSLTIVSSVDLGFRFFAMNLRRPPFDDVAFRRAVLALTDRQLIVNAVWKGYAVPADSVVSPSLEFWKNKNLNYPQGGVKAARDILKAAGYEWDSKGRLLYPEGRKEETPPAS; encoded by the coding sequence ATGAGAAGAAGAGCGATGGCTGGATGGATCATGCTACTGGTGCTGATCTACCTTACGGCCGCACTCGGGACGACCGCTGTCGCGGCCGGCAACACGGCTGAGAGGATCATCCGCCCCATCTACATTCTGACGAGGCCGCAGGCTTCCTCCCCAGATGAGTTCGAGAGCGCGACGCTCATAGCGAACGCCATGAAACAAGTGGGCCTGGATGCGCGCGTGAAGGTCATGCCTTGGGAGCAGATGGCCGACTTGGTCTGGTACCAGAGGGACAACTGGGACATGACCGGGTGGCAAATGACGGCACGGCCGGAGCGATTGGACCCCGACGAATTCATCTATAACCTGTTCCATTCGAGCACGGCCGAGACGGGCTACAATTTCGTGGGCTACATAAACCCGGCTTACGACAAGATCGCGGAGGAACAGCGGGTCACCATAGATCCCCAGAAGCGTAAGGAGCTCGTGCTGAAAGCCCAGCAACTACTGGTCGACGATGCCGTGTACGACTTCCTCGTGCACCAAAAGATCCCCATCGTCTTCAACAACCAGGTGTTCGCGCCCGAGTCCATCAAAGAAATGGCCGGCCTCGGCATCAAGAACTTCTGGACGTACATATACGCCACACCCAGAGGCGCGCAAAAGAACATGATCCTTAACAGCAACGACGCGGTCCAGGCGGTCAACCCCTTCTACATAAGCGGCACGGTCGACTCTTGGGTGACCGAGCTGGTTTGGGACCGGCTGATGCGCATGGGCACGGACGGGCTGCCGAAACCGTGGGCGGCCGAGTCCGTAAAATGGACGGCGAACGATCAGGTTAGGGTCGTTTTGCGGAAGGACATGAAGTGGCACGACGGCAAACCCGTGACCGCCGAGGACGTCAAGTTCTCCTTCGAAGCCCCGATGGGCGACGAGGTGCCCATGTACAAGCCGTTTGTAAGCAACATAGAGAAAATCGAGATCGCCGACGCGAGGACTCTCATCTTCAAGCTGAAGAGACCTTCAGCCGCCTTCGAAACCGCATGCCTGGCCAAGATAAACTTGGTCCCGAAGCACATATGGGAGCCGGTCCTGAAGGGTCTCCAGGGCAAGCCGGAGACCGCGGAAAGCTACCAGGAGAAGACTCCGATAGGATCAGGCCCCTTCAAGTTCAGCAGTTGGAAGTTCTCCGAGGAGATAGTCCTCGAAGCCAACAAGGCGCACTTCCAGCCCCCGAAGATTGAGAAGTGGATCTGTCGCTTCATTCCCAACATGGAAGCGACCCTAGGTATGCTCCAGACGGGGGAGATCAACTTCCTGGCGACATACGTGGGCGACCCACAGATCCTGGCGCAAAAGGTGAAAGCGAACCCATCCCTCACAATAGTATCCTCAGTGGATCTCGGGTTCAGGTTCTTCGCCATGAACTTACGTAGGCCGCCGTTCGACGACGTCGCGTTCCGGCGGGCGGTTCTAGCTTTGACCGACCGCCAGCTTATCGTGAACGCCGTGTGGAAAGGCTACGCGGTGCCGGCAGACTCCGTGGTCTCCCCTTCGTTGGAGTTCTGGAAGAACAAGAACCTCAACTACCCACAGGGCGGAGTGAAGGCCGCGAGGGACATCCTCAAAGCCGCGGGCTACGAGTGGGACAGCAAGGGCAGACTCCTCTATCCCGAGGGTAGGAAGGAGGAGACACCTCCGGCGTCCTAA